A genomic window from Silene latifolia isolate original U9 population chromosome Y, ASM4854445v1, whole genome shotgun sequence includes:
- the LOC141626371 gene encoding microtubule-associated protein RP/EB family member 1C-like has product MATKIGMMDSAYFVGRSEILAWINSSLQLNLSKVEEACAGAVHCQLMDAAHPGIVPMHKVNFDAKNEYDMITNYKVLQDVFNKLKISKNIEVNRLIKGRPLDNLEFLQWLKRYCDSVNNGGLNNYNPLERREACKGGRETSKKSAASHPSTKSSTAAGRSNPTQNSRKTDASSANPANQATKASKPDTNEKGVYDEHITELKLSVDRLEKERDFYFSKLRDIEMFCQKPEIEHNPVVEAIQKILYAVDDNPSVMQEAQILLAEKHTESLTAATDEKAELGLNTETLKRKIIDNLDVDVAANTILSPRQRLSDVSDVHHSESPPVLTS; this is encoded by the exons ATGGCGACGAAGATAGGTATGATGGATTCCGCATACTTCGTCGGTAGATCAGAGATTCTCGCTTGGATCAACTCCAGTCTTCAACTCAATCTCTCCAAAGTCGAAGAG GCGTGTGCGGGAGCAGTACATTGCCAGCTGATGGACGCGGCGCACCCAGGAATTGTACCGATGCACAAGGTGAATTTCGATGCGAAGAACGAGTACGATATGATTACCAACTATAAGGTTCTTCAAGATGTCTTCAACAAGCTGAAAATCTCTAAG AACATAGAGGTGAATAGGTTGATCAAAGGAAGGCCTCTCGACAATCTCGAATTCTTGCAGTGGCTGAAACGTTACTGTGATTCTGTCAACAACGGTGGCCTTAACAA CTACAATCCGCTAGAAAGGAGAGAAGCATGTAAGGGAGGGAGAGAAACTAGCAAAAAAAGTGCTGCATCACATCCTTCAACCAAGTCTTCTACTGCAGCAGGCAGGTCTAACCCCACTCAAAATTCTCGTAAAACTGATGCGTCCTCTGCAAATCCAGCAAATCAAGCAACCAAAGCATCGAAACCAGACACCAATGAGAAGGGTGTATATGATGAACAT ATCACAGAATTGAAGCTGTCAGTTGATCGTCTTGAGAAGGAGAGGGATTTCTACTTTTCAAAGCTAAGAGACATCGAGATGTTCTGCCAGAAACCTGAGATCGAACATAATCCT GTTGTTGAGGCAATACAGAAGATCCTTTATGCTGTTGATGATAATCCATCAGTGATGCAGGAAGCTCAAATCTTGCTAGCTGAGAAGCACACCGAATCACTAACCGCAGCTACTGATGAGAAAGCAGAACTTGGTTTAAACACTGAAACATTGAAGAGAAAGATCATCGACAACCTCGATGTTGATGTTGCTGCCAATACAATCTTATCTCCAAGGCAAAGGCTCTCTGATGTTTCTGATGTGCATCATAGTGAATCACCACCTGTTTTGACCAGTTAG